CTGAAAAGGTTTAAATATTAGAGTTTAAGGGGGTATTATATGAGTTTAGGCGCATGGCTGTGGATTATTACTATTGCAATGTGTTCTGTGTTTCTAGTCATCTCGCTAAAGGTAAAAAAACAAGCTCAATCTAGTTTTTTAAATTATGCAATAGGTGGCAAATCATTTCCAATTCATCTTATTTTATTTACTCAATTTGCAACTATAATGGGTGTAGGAAATTTTATTGGTCACGCTGGAAAAGGCTATGAAGTTGGTTTGCCATGGTTAGCATTTATCTTAGGGGAGCAAGGTTCAAAGATTATTTTTGCACTATTTTTTGCAGGTTTAGCAGGTAAATTTACTTATAGTACATTCCCAGAAATGATTGATGACATTATTGCAAGAGATAAAATCAGTAGAGCTTTAGGTGGAATTTTAGCTTCTATGATTATGATTGCTTGGGTAGGTGGTCAAGGGAGAGCTTTTGGCCATATCTTTAATATTGTTACAGGTGTTGAACCCATACCAATTATTATATTATTTACAGTTGCCTTTATTGTCTATACAACCTTAGGTGGGGTTTATTCCGTTGTATGGACTGACTTGTTCCAAGGGATATTAGTACTTATTTTTGGAACTGCTTTTTATATTTATGCTTTCTCACCAGTTAATTGGAGTTTTGTAGAACTAGGCGCAAGATTAACAGAGGTAGGAAGAGCTGAGTTATGGACATTTAGCGGTACCAATGGTGTAGAACTACTTACAAAATTTGTTACAGGATGTATTGGTATTTTAGTTGCACAAATTTATTGGCAAAGATGTTTTGCTGCAAAAGATAAGAAAACAGCAAGAAATGGGCTATTATGGAGTGGTATTGTAGCCATTATTTTTGTTATTTTAACAGCATTAGTTGGAATGGTCATTTTAACCCTTAATAGTGGTTTAAAACCAGATGATGCAATGCCTTGGTTTATGTTAAATTATGTACCTACAGGAATGGCAGCTATGATCTTTGCCTTAGTTTTAGCAGCTGGTATGTCTTCTGCAGATTCTAACCTTAACTCGGCTTCAGTGTTAGTAACCAATGATCTTGTAAAACCTTTCAGGAAAGACATGACAGATGCTCAATTGGTTAAATGTTCAAAAGCATTAACAATTGTAATTGGTATATTTGCTTGTGTGTCTGCTATTTATGCCCAGTCAATTTTAAGCTTATTTTCAAGGGCTTATGCCATGGCAGGTGGAGGTTTAGTACCATTACTTGTTGTAGGTTTATTATGGAAAGAAAGAAAATCTGAAGCTTTTGAAATGGGTACAAAAAACAGTAAAGTTACCCCATGGGCTGCTAGAGTTGGTATTGTTACAGGTGCTGTTTTAACACAGATTCCAGCCTTAGGGCCAAATAGAGTTTTAATAGCCCTTGCTGTTTCAGCACTGCTTATTGTAGTGATATCATTATTTACAAAAATACCACCACCACAAGTTCAAGAAGAAGAAATCATGGAAAACTTGAGCGTTGAAGGTTAGGAAGTAGAAAACAAATAAAAGGTATGGGTTAATAGCCATACCTTTTAACTTAAAAGTATTTAGTAATTATAGCATACAAAGGTGTGATGGAATATGTGCAATGAAATAATCTGTAGATGTGAAGAAATAACTAAGGAAGAAATTGAAAAAGTTATTGAAGATGGGGCACAGACAGCAAATGAAATAAAGCGTTTTACAAGGGCGGGCATGGGATTATGTCAAGGGAGAACTTGTAGAGGGTTAGTTGAGAGATTAATTAAAGAAAAAACTGGCATAGAACCTCAAAATATTGTGCCTTCTGGGTATAGACAACCTGTAAGACCTATTAAAATAGGTCAATTAGGATTAAAAAATGAACAAAACTAATTTAGAAAGGTTGATTTTATTGTCTCGAATTGATTCTCATCCTATATTAGGCGAGTTAGATATAAATAAAGAAGTAACTTTAATGATTGATGGTGAAGTTTGTAAGGCTTATGAAGGTGATATGATTGCTTCGGCTATGTATGCTAATGGTAAAAGAGTTTTTAGATATACAAAGAAATTTCATAAGCCAAGAGGACTCTTTTGTGCTATTGGAAAATGTACAGATTGTATTATGACAGTAAATGGGGTTCCAAATATAAGAACTTGCATCACACCAGTAGAAGACGGTATGATTATTGAAACCCAAGAAGGGTTAGGACAATGGGAAAGAAGTGAAGGTTTATGATCCATAAAGAAATTGTAATTGTTGGTGGTGGTCCAGCAGGATTGTCAGCTGGAATAGAAGCTGCAAAGTATGGGGCAGAAGTATTAATCATAGATGAAAATCACCTTGTAGGTGGTCAACTTTTTAAGCAAATTCATAAGTTTTTTGGTTCTAGAGAACATAAAGCGGGTATGAGAGGGTTTAGCATTGGTAGAGACTTATTAGAAGAGATTAATAAAAGTGAAAATATTGAGCTATGGCTTAATTCAGAAGTCATTGGTATTAACAAAGAAAAAGAACTTTTAGTTGTTCCAAAAGATCAAGGGGTTGTAGAAATTAAAGCCGAAAAAATTATACTAGCAACAGGAGCAATTGAAAAATCCATTTATTTTCCAGGGTGGGATTTGCCAGGGGTTATGGGGGCAGGGGCAGCTCAAACAATGATGAATGTTCATAGAATCCTACCAGGGAAAAAAGTCTTAATGATTGGATCAGGAAATGTAGGCGTTATTATATCCTATCAAATGATTCAAGGGGGCGCAGAAGTTGTTGGTATTCTAGAGGCCTCTTCTACATTAGGGGGATATGGGGTCCATACAGCTAAGGTGACTAGGGCTGGCGTACCTTTTTACAGACCCTATACCATTAAAAGGGCCATAGGAGAGGACTGTGTAGAAGGGGCAGAAATTGTACAAATAGACAGTCAATGGCAACCCGTTGAAGGGACAGAAGTTATTCTAGAAGTTGATTTAATATGTATGGCAACGGGTTTTAATCCTTTAACAGAGTTGGCTTGGATGAGTGGGTGCCAATTTACTTATATTCCAGAGTTAGGGGGACAAGTGCCAACGCATAATGATCGACTGGAAACAACTGTTAAGGGCATTTACATAGCAGGAGATATAAGTGGCATAGAAGAAGCAAGTACTGCAATGGAAGAGGGGAAACTTGCAGGGGTACACGCCGCCCATTCATTAGGGTATCTATCAAAAGAAAAAGAGAAAGTAGAAAGAAATAAAATATGGGAAAGACTTAATGACCTAAGAAGTGGTCCTATGGATATAAAAAGAAAAAATGGAAAAGAATTAATGTTTCTAAAGTATAATGAGGGGTGTATAAATGATTGATGATTCTAACCTTAAAACGAAAGGATTTCCTACATTAGAAGAGCTTAAAAGATTAGGCACTTACCCTTCTGATGAAGCATTTATGAAGGGGCCAATTGCAGTGATAGAGTGTATTGAAGAAATTCCATGTAATCCTTGTGAAGAAACCTGCATAAAAGGTGCTATAAAAATAGGTAAGCCAATAACAAATTTGCCAAGGCTTAATACAACAAAGTGTTCAGGATGTAGTTTTTGTATCTCTAGCTGTCCAGGGTTGGCTATTTATATCAAAGATTATACTTATTCTGAAAAGGAGGCTCTTATAATATTTCCATATGAGTTTTTACCATTGCCAAAAGTTAATGAAGAGGTAATAGCAGTGGATAGAGAAGGTCAGTCGATATGTAAAGGAAGCGTTATAAAAGTTAATAATAACAAGGCCAATGATAACACGGTTCTTATATCAATGGTTTATTCAAAAGAATATTTCCATGATATTGTCGCTATGAAAAGGTTATAAAC
The nucleotide sequence above comes from Natranaerovirga pectinivora. Encoded proteins:
- a CDS encoding sodium:solute symporter family protein — protein: MSLGAWLWIITIAMCSVFLVISLKVKKQAQSSFLNYAIGGKSFPIHLILFTQFATIMGVGNFIGHAGKGYEVGLPWLAFILGEQGSKIIFALFFAGLAGKFTYSTFPEMIDDIIARDKISRALGGILASMIMIAWVGGQGRAFGHIFNIVTGVEPIPIIILFTVAFIVYTTLGGVYSVVWTDLFQGILVLIFGTAFYIYAFSPVNWSFVELGARLTEVGRAELWTFSGTNGVELLTKFVTGCIGILVAQIYWQRCFAAKDKKTARNGLLWSGIVAIIFVILTALVGMVILTLNSGLKPDDAMPWFMLNYVPTGMAAMIFALVLAAGMSSADSNLNSASVLVTNDLVKPFRKDMTDAQLVKCSKALTIVIGIFACVSAIYAQSILSLFSRAYAMAGGGLVPLLVVGLLWKERKSEAFEMGTKNSKVTPWAARVGIVTGAVLTQIPALGPNRVLIALAVSALLIVVISLFTKIPPPQVQEEEIMENLSVEG
- a CDS encoding (2Fe-2S)-binding protein codes for the protein MCNEIICRCEEITKEEIEKVIEDGAQTANEIKRFTRAGMGLCQGRTCRGLVERLIKEKTGIEPQNIVPSGYRQPVRPIKIGQLGLKNEQN
- a CDS encoding (2Fe-2S)-binding protein, producing MNKTNLERLILLSRIDSHPILGELDINKEVTLMIDGEVCKAYEGDMIASAMYANGKRVFRYTKKFHKPRGLFCAIGKCTDCIMTVNGVPNIRTCITPVEDGMIIETQEGLGQWERSEGL
- a CDS encoding NAD(P)/FAD-dependent oxidoreductase encodes the protein MIHKEIVIVGGGPAGLSAGIEAAKYGAEVLIIDENHLVGGQLFKQIHKFFGSREHKAGMRGFSIGRDLLEEINKSENIELWLNSEVIGINKEKELLVVPKDQGVVEIKAEKIILATGAIEKSIYFPGWDLPGVMGAGAAQTMMNVHRILPGKKVLMIGSGNVGVIISYQMIQGGAEVVGILEASSTLGGYGVHTAKVTRAGVPFYRPYTIKRAIGEDCVEGAEIVQIDSQWQPVEGTEVILEVDLICMATGFNPLTELAWMSGCQFTYIPELGGQVPTHNDRLETTVKGIYIAGDISGIEEASTAMEEGKLAGVHAAHSLGYLSKEKEKVERNKIWERLNDLRSGPMDIKRKNGKELMFLKYNEGCIND
- a CDS encoding 4Fe-4S ferredoxin, translated to MIDDSNLKTKGFPTLEELKRLGTYPSDEAFMKGPIAVIECIEEIPCNPCEETCIKGAIKIGKPITNLPRLNTTKCSGCSFCISSCPGLAIYIKDYTYSEKEALIIFPYEFLPLPKVNEEVIAVDREGQSICKGSVIKVNNNKANDNTVLISMVYSKEYFHDIVAMKRL